One Calorimonas adulescens DNA window includes the following coding sequences:
- a CDS encoding shikimate dehydrogenase, translating to MGKIAVTERVTGHTELIGLIGYPIRHSMSPTMHNEAFKKLGLDYVYVAFEVDNDTLEDTVKGMRAMKVRGFNVTMPNKRKIVQYLDKLSDASALTGSVNTVVNDNGVLTGYITDGIGCMRALADKGVDVKGKKFTIMGTGGAGTAIIVQAALDGAKELSIFNRNDSFIEEAKQTVKKVNEQTNCKATLYMLEDQDKLRAEIASSDILINATCVGMKPLEGQSLITDPTMLHPGLIVHDCVYSPRETKLLSIAKDAGCITMNGLGMMLYQGAAAFKLWTGKDMPTDYIKDILF from the coding sequence ATGGGTAAAATAGCAGTTACAGAAAGAGTTACAGGGCATACAGAATTGATTGGATTAATAGGATATCCTATTAGACATAGTATGTCTCCTACAATGCATAATGAAGCATTTAAAAAATTAGGGTTAGATTACGTATATGTAGCATTTGAAGTAGATAATGATACTTTGGAAGATACAGTTAAAGGCATGAGAGCAATGAAAGTAAGAGGATTCAACGTTACAATGCCAAATAAAAGAAAAATAGTTCAATATTTAGATAAATTATCTGATGCTTCTGCCTTGACTGGTTCAGTTAACACTGTTGTTAATGACAATGGAGTACTTACAGGCTATATTACAGATGGCATAGGTTGCATGAGAGCATTAGCTGACAAAGGTGTGGATGTTAAGGGGAAAAAATTCACTATTATGGGAACAGGCGGTGCCGGAACTGCCATTATTGTTCAGGCTGCTTTAGATGGTGCGAAAGAATTATCAATTTTTAACCGCAACGATTCATTTATTGAAGAAGCAAAACAAACAGTAAAAAAAGTAAATGAACAGACAAATTGCAAAGCAACATTATATATGTTAGAGGATCAAGATAAATTAAGAGCAGAAATTGCATCCAGCGATATATTAATAAATGCAACTTGTGTTGGAATGAAGCCTCTTGAAGGTCAATCTTTAATTACAGATCCAACTATGCTTCATCCAGGTTTAATTGTGCATGACTGCGTTTATTCTCCAAGAGAAACAAAATTATTATCTATAGCGAAAGATGCAGGCTGTATAACAATGAATGGTCTTGGCATGATGTTATATCAAGGTGCTGCAGCATTTAAACTGTGGACTGGTAAAGATATGCCAACAGATTATATAAAGGATATTTTATTTTAA
- a CDS encoding LysR family transcriptional regulator, protein MKLNQLYYFKKLAETQNFTKAAKALYITQPSLSYSIKCLEEELNTPLFEKKGRNIVLTKYGKIFLEYVNKSLSEIERGTQLVQNYGSPSHGHIDLAFIYNMGHQFVPKLVSSFSGIEENKNITFSLVQGTSKEVLKMLKDGKCDIAFSSYLENEGDLVFKSITKEELVLITAKDHPLAKYDEINLIEAKDYPFIVYGERSGLYKYIQDIFKKSGFEPIVKCSIEEDHTICGFVESNYGIAVIPKIYTLSSFNLAVIPIKNPKIERKIYLVYKKNRKLAPAPQKFLDFIFERYHIDKEDEHIENI, encoded by the coding sequence ATGAAATTAAATCAATTGTATTATTTTAAAAAACTAGCGGAGACACAAAATTTCACTAAAGCAGCTAAAGCGTTGTATATTACCCAGCCGTCTCTTTCATATTCTATTAAATGCTTGGAAGAAGAATTAAATACTCCTTTGTTTGAAAAAAAGGGACGTAATATTGTTTTAACAAAATATGGTAAGATTTTCTTAGAATATGTGAACAAGAGCTTATCTGAAATTGAAAGAGGGACGCAGTTGGTACAAAATTACGGCAGCCCATCACACGGCCATATTGATCTTGCTTTTATTTACAATATGGGGCATCAGTTTGTTCCTAAGCTTGTAAGCTCTTTTTCGGGCATCGAGGAAAACAAAAACATTACATTTAGTTTGGTACAAGGTACAAGCAAAGAAGTGTTGAAAATGCTAAAAGATGGAAAATGTGATATAGCTTTTTCTTCATATCTTGAAAATGAAGGAGATCTAGTTTTTAAAAGCATTACCAAGGAAGAACTTGTACTAATTACAGCTAAAGACCATCCTCTTGCTAAATATGATGAAATAAATTTAATAGAAGCGAAGGATTACCCCTTTATAGTATATGGAGAAAGAAGTGGATTGTACAAGTATATTCAAGACATATTTAAAAAAAGCGGTTTTGAACCTATTGTAAAGTGCAGCATTGAAGAAGATCACACAATTTGTGGATTTGTAGAGAGTAATTATGGAATTGCAGTTATACCTAAAATTTACACATTATCAAGTTTTAACCTTGCAGTTATACCAATTAAAAATCCCAAAATAGAGAGAAAAATATACTTAGTTTATAAAAAAAATCGAAAGCTTGCGCCTGCACCGCAGAAGTTTTTGGATTTCATATTTGAAAGGTATCATATTGACAAAGAAGATGAACATATTGAAAACATATAA
- a CDS encoding zinc ribbon domain-containing protein — protein MIGNAIPTIIEKNLFEGMQKKMDERKTTRRANSAKRTYILSSLVYCGICGCKIVGCLNRGKYVTYRCNKEDRTK, from the coding sequence ATTATTGGCAACGCTATTCCTACAATCATTGAAAAAAATTTGTTTGAAGGAATGCAAAAGAAAATGGATGAAAGAAAAACAACACGCAGAGCTAACTCTGCAAAAAGAACTTATATTTTGTCTAGTCTTGTTTATTGTGGCATATGTGGCTGTAAAATAGTTGGATGTTTGAACCGTGGAAAATACGTAACATATAGATGTAATAAAGAAGATAGAACTAAATAA
- a CDS encoding FAD-dependent oxidoreductase: MALKYPNIFSPLQVKGMTLKNRIIMPPMGTNYATFNGEVSETMMNYYELRAKGGTALIIVENACVDFPMGTNGTKQLRIDDNQFVPGLYELVERIHAYDAKASIQLNHAGASAYVARLGGKQPVSASNIPSKTNGSIPRELKVEEIYEIAKKYGEAAARAQLAGFDSVEIHGGHSYLICQFMSPLYNKRTDEFGGSIENRARFASLVLDSVRAAVGPKFPISFRISADDFLEGGNTLEDTLEIMKYLVEKIDIINVSAAENDSIQYQIDKMDLADGWRSYLGKAFKEKFNKPVVVSGNIRNPQIAEEIIARGDADLIAIGRGLISEPNWVNKIARGEEKYLRKCISCNIGCADHRIGRSQPVRCTINPDVIFEDAYKKNHVKKNVNVVVIGAGSAGMEAACTAAEVGCNVTLLEEKDRVGGLCWMIGLIPSKKRIHDFVTYLENRMAKLPNLTLKLNTKATRELLDKLNPDLVVNATGSKPLLPPIPGLCDFVDQEGSKIKSIFGFLNNVKSFENSKGRKIVVVGGGAVGLDVAEFFAEHEADVTIVEMMPQLAKDLDYITKISMFDIIKKHNIKVLTNTALQRVNADSFTVKNPDGSIEDLKFDYGFVCLGMRSEVSDYKNLENYVQEKGIKLYNIGDSKRVRKIINGVEEGRNVVKILEVMGAFTNR; encoded by the coding sequence ATTGCTTTGAAATATCCAAATATATTTTCACCACTTCAAGTAAAAGGCATGACACTTAAGAATAGAATAATCATGCCGCCAATGGGAACAAACTATGCGACTTTCAACGGAGAAGTATCTGAAACAATGATGAACTACTATGAGCTAAGAGCAAAAGGAGGAACAGCTTTAATAATCGTAGAAAATGCTTGTGTTGATTTCCCTATGGGAACAAATGGAACGAAACAATTAAGAATTGATGACAATCAATTTGTACCTGGTCTTTATGAATTAGTAGAAAGAATCCATGCATATGACGCTAAAGCATCTATTCAGTTGAATCATGCCGGAGCTTCAGCTTATGTTGCAAGACTTGGAGGAAAGCAGCCGGTTTCAGCTTCAAATATTCCGTCTAAGACAAACGGCAGCATTCCAAGAGAGTTAAAAGTTGAAGAAATTTACGAAATAGCGAAAAAATATGGAGAAGCTGCCGCAAGAGCACAGCTTGCAGGATTCGATTCTGTAGAGATCCACGGAGGACATTCCTATTTAATATGCCAGTTCATGTCCCCTTTATATAATAAAAGAACAGATGAATTTGGCGGAAGCATTGAAAACAGGGCAAGATTTGCCAGCCTTGTATTAGACAGTGTAAGAGCCGCAGTTGGACCGAAATTCCCAATTTCATTTAGAATAAGTGCAGATGACTTTTTAGAGGGTGGAAATACTTTAGAAGATACATTAGAAATAATGAAGTATCTGGTAGAAAAAATAGACATAATTAACGTATCAGCTGCAGAAAATGATTCTATACAATATCAAATAGATAAAATGGACTTAGCTGATGGCTGGAGAAGTTATTTAGGGAAAGCATTTAAAGAAAAGTTTAACAAACCTGTGGTAGTATCAGGTAATATTAGAAATCCTCAAATTGCAGAAGAAATAATTGCAAGAGGAGATGCTGATTTAATTGCTATAGGAAGAGGGCTTATAAGTGAGCCAAATTGGGTTAATAAAATAGCCAGAGGTGAAGAAAAATATTTAAGAAAATGTATTTCCTGCAATATAGGTTGTGCTGACCACCGCATAGGAAGATCACAGCCAGTTCGCTGCACCATAAATCCTGATGTAATTTTTGAAGACGCATATAAGAAAAATCATGTTAAAAAGAATGTTAATGTGGTTGTTATAGGTGCAGGTTCAGCGGGTATGGAAGCTGCATGCACAGCAGCAGAAGTTGGCTGTAATGTTACACTATTAGAAGAGAAAGACAGAGTCGGCGGTTTATGTTGGATGATAGGTTTAATACCATCTAAGAAAAGAATACATGACTTTGTAACATATTTAGAAAATAGAATGGCAAAACTACCCAATTTAACATTGAAACTAAATACAAAAGCTACAAGAGAATTATTGGATAAATTAAATCCAGACTTAGTTGTAAATGCTACAGGTTCAAAGCCATTATTACCTCCAATTCCAGGTTTATGTGATTTTGTTGACCAGGAAGGGTCTAAAATTAAATCTATATTTGGTTTCTTAAATAATGTGAAGTCTTTTGAAAACAGCAAAGGCAGAAAAATTGTAGTTGTAGGCGGAGGAGCAGTCGGCTTAGATGTTGCTGAATTCTTTGCTGAACATGAAGCTGATGTAACAATTGTAGAAATGATGCCGCAGTTAGCAAAAGACTTAGATTATATAACAAAAATTTCTATGTTTGATATTATTAAAAAGCATAATATTAAAGTATTAACAAATACAGCACTTCAACGTGTAAATGCAGATTCTTTTACTGTTAAAAATCCTGATGGCAGCATAGAAGATTTAAAATTTGACTATGGCTTTGTATGTCTTGGAATGAGATCAGAAGTCAGTGACTATAAAAACTTAGAGAATTATGTTCAGGAAAAAGGAATTAAATTGTATAACATTGGTGACAGCAAAAGAGTAAGAAAAATAATAAATGGTGTTGAAGAAGGAAGAAATGTTGTTAAAATTTTGGAAGTTATGGGTGCATTTACTAATAGATAA